The following coding sequences are from one Peptococcaceae bacterium window:
- a CDS encoding sodium:solute symporter family protein, whose product MNVKLIAIVVIYLLAVAILGYIAYRRTRSDKDYLIAGGNVHPYLMALAYGSTFISTSAIVGFGGTAGMYGMSLLWLTFANIFVGIFLAFVFFGKRTLILGRNLDAHTFPEFLGRRYQSDFIQRYAAVVVTCAMPLYAAAVMIGGSRFLEQTLNINYELAVWVFALFVAAYVITGGLKGVVYTDALQGSIMFIGMSLLLVMTYAKLGGILTAHKALTALSSQVPASLAQKGHLGWTSMPALGSEYWWVVVSTLVMGVGIGVLAQPQLIVRYLTVKAPRELNRAVVVGGIFILMMTGVAFVVGSLSNAYFAQTTGKIALTASIDPATNAPNVDRIIPLFINSAMPSWFTYLFTLTLMAAAMSTLSGQFHVIGTSLSRDLYAGSKSRSVKHSLLINRLGLAAAMIITVWLTFRLPAGIIAVATSIFFGVCAASFLPAYAAALYWPRATTAGAIASMVIGSLSSLFWLTFVYAKGAAGLGISKALTGKATLAGFPWTVVDPIVISLPLSALTMVVVSLLTSPVEEAFYKKLLTPVSGAKALPEE is encoded by the coding sequence GTGAACGTCAAGCTAATAGCAATAGTCGTTATTTATCTTCTGGCCGTGGCGATACTCGGCTACATAGCCTACCGGCGGACCAGGTCCGACAAGGATTATCTCATTGCGGGCGGCAACGTGCACCCGTACCTGATGGCCCTGGCCTATGGTTCGACCTTCATCAGCACGTCGGCCATCGTCGGCTTCGGAGGAACCGCCGGGATGTACGGCATGAGCCTGCTCTGGCTGACTTTCGCCAACATCTTTGTCGGCATCTTCCTGGCCTTCGTCTTTTTCGGCAAGCGGACCCTCATCCTGGGACGCAACCTGGATGCCCATACCTTTCCTGAATTCCTGGGACGCCGCTATCAATCAGACTTCATCCAGCGCTACGCGGCGGTTGTTGTGACCTGCGCCATGCCCCTGTATGCCGCGGCGGTAATGATCGGCGGCAGCAGGTTCCTGGAGCAAACCCTCAACATAAATTACGAACTGGCGGTGTGGGTCTTCGCCCTGTTCGTCGCCGCCTATGTGATAACCGGCGGGCTGAAAGGCGTTGTTTACACAGACGCACTCCAGGGAAGCATCATGTTTATCGGCATGTCGCTTCTATTGGTGATGACTTATGCCAAACTGGGCGGGATTCTTACGGCCCACAAGGCTCTGACAGCCCTGTCCTCGCAGGTTCCCGCCAGCCTGGCGCAGAAAGGCCACCTGGGCTGGACCAGCATGCCCGCTCTGGGTTCGGAATACTGGTGGGTGGTTGTATCAACCCTGGTAATGGGTGTGGGAATCGGGGTCCTGGCCCAGCCCCAGTTAATCGTCCGCTACCTGACGGTAAAAGCGCCCCGGGAATTAAACCGGGCCGTAGTAGTGGGCGGTATATTCATCCTGATGATGACGGGAGTGGCTTTCGTCGTGGGTTCCCTTTCCAATGCCTATTTCGCTCAAACCACGGGCAAGATCGCGCTTACGGCTTCCATTGACCCCGCCACCAACGCCCCTAATGTCGACCGGATCATACCCCTGTTCATCAATTCCGCCATGCCGTCCTGGTTTACCTACCTGTTTACCCTGACGCTGATGGCAGCGGCCATGTCCACCTTAAGCGGGCAATTCCATGTGATAGGCACCTCTTTAAGCCGCGACCTGTACGCCGGTTCAAAGTCCAGGTCCGTAAAGCACTCGTTGTTGATAAACAGGCTGGGTCTGGCCGCAGCCATGATCATAACAGTCTGGCTCACTTTCCGCCTTCCGGCCGGCATAATCGCCGTAGCCACTTCCATTTTTTTCGGCGTTTGCGCCGCCAGCTTCCTTCCCGCCTATGCTGCCGCTTTATACTGGCCGCGGGCTACCACTGCCGGGGCCATCGCCAGCATGGTGATAGGCTCCCTCAGCAGCCTCTTTTGGCTGACCTTCGTTTATGCCAAAGGGGCAGCGGGACTCGGCATCAGCAAAGCCCTAACGGGGAAGGCTACCCTGGCCGGCTTCCCCTGGACAGTGGTCGATCCCATCGTCATTTCCCTGCCCCTTTCGGCATTGACCATGGTAGTGGTAAGCCTCCTGACATCGCCGGTGGAAGAGGCCTTCTATAAAAAACTTTTGACCCCCGTTTCCGGCGCCAAAGCCTTGCCGGAAGAGTAA
- a CDS encoding zinc dependent phospholipase C family protein, whose protein sequence is MPGFITHYLCGHQVLQNLKDEPLRELIAGNRQVFNLGTQGPDIFFYYRAWPWTANRGLNKTGDMLHLEKVNAFFANAVSYIMQQNGRERELLTAYLCGYACHYSLDCHAHPYVYYRTGFARPGENPDARHVCRHRLFETAADVLMLERLLAQKPADLKVHNLISLNTGEAQSIGRLYRVALQNTYGIRVSAEQVSRAARDMATAQAALRDRTGLKRPLLIFVEKLLGRPPLISSMVYPTSIDSELDCLNLQRRPWRLPWDNSTPFTLSFPEMFLAAALEAEELCLALYRCLHLGDSPVPALNRIGNRSLVTGADCGLDLVFTHYECIFDR, encoded by the coding sequence GTGCCTGGTTTTATTACCCATTACCTCTGCGGCCACCAGGTGCTCCAAAACCTGAAAGACGAACCTCTGCGGGAGCTGATTGCCGGAAACAGGCAGGTTTTCAACCTTGGAACTCAGGGACCGGACATCTTCTTTTATTACCGTGCCTGGCCCTGGACGGCAAACCGCGGCCTCAACAAAACCGGGGACATGCTGCACTTGGAAAAAGTGAACGCCTTTTTTGCAAATGCCGTCAGTTATATTATGCAACAAAATGGCAGGGAAAGGGAACTCCTTACCGCTTATCTTTGCGGTTATGCCTGCCATTATTCCCTTGACTGCCATGCTCACCCTTACGTTTATTACCGGACAGGCTTTGCCCGTCCGGGCGAAAATCCCGACGCCAGGCACGTCTGCCGTCACCGCCTGTTTGAAACAGCCGCCGATGTCCTGATGCTTGAAAGGTTGTTGGCCCAAAAACCGGCAGATTTGAAGGTCCACAATCTTATTTCCTTAAATACCGGAGAAGCCCAATCGATCGGAAGGCTGTACCGGGTTGCCTTACAAAACACTTACGGCATTAGAGTAAGCGCGGAACAGGTTTCCCGCGCCGCCAGGGACATGGCAACCGCCCAGGCCGCGCTGCGGGACCGGACCGGCCTGAAAAGGCCCCTGCTTATTTTTGTGGAAAAACTCTTGGGCCGCCCCCCGCTCATTTCGAGCATGGTCTACCCAACCAGCATTGACAGCGAACTCGATTGTTTAAATCTTCAACGCCGCCCCTGGCGACTGCCCTGGGACAACTCAACCCCATTCACCTTATCGTTCCCGGAGATGTTTTTGGCTGCGGCGCTTGAAGCCGAAGAACTGTGCCTGGCATTATACCGCTGCCTGCACTTGGGTGACAGCCCCGTTCCCGCCTTAAACAGGATCGGCAACCGTTCCCTGGTTACCGGCGCCGACTGTGGGCTGGACCTGGTGTTCACGCATTATGAATGCATATTTGATCGTTGA
- a CDS encoding cofactor-independent phosphoglycerate mutase, giving the protein MKYVVIVPDGMADYPVLELGGRTPLEAANTPAFDRLAEAGEVGMVKTIPEGMAPGSDTANLAVMGYDPRVYYFGRSPFEAISMGLNLADTDAVFRCNVVTLSEDEPYGEKTMLDHSSDEISTEEARELLETVNQHLRTEEMTFYPGVSYRHILVWNNAPFDFRFTPPHDIIGRKIKEYLPAGPYGSLFLGMMEKSSKFLKDHPVNIRRKERGLKPANSIWIWGEGKKPRLPNFFEKYGLNGSVISAVDLIKGIGICAGLEPIEVEGATGNFHTNYEGKARAALDALQNGRDLVYIHIEAPDECGHRYEIENKVKSIEAIDARIVKPITAELEAGGEEYAVLLLPDHPTPLRLRTHTAEPVPFLIYRSGDKKDGRGQIYNEASAAAAGRYIEEGHKLMDYFVGKLPW; this is encoded by the coding sequence TTGAAATACGTGGTAATTGTGCCTGACGGGATGGCTGATTATCCTGTCCTCGAATTGGGGGGGCGCACTCCCCTGGAAGCCGCAAATACGCCGGCCTTTGACCGCCTGGCAGAGGCCGGGGAAGTCGGCATGGTCAAGACAATCCCCGAGGGGATGGCGCCGGGAAGCGACACGGCCAACCTGGCGGTAATGGGCTATGATCCCCGGGTGTATTATTTCGGCCGTTCTCCTTTTGAAGCGATCAGCATGGGCTTGAACCTTGCGGATACCGATGCGGTTTTCCGCTGCAACGTGGTGACGCTCTCAGAAGACGAGCCGTACGGCGAAAAGACCATGCTGGACCACAGTTCCGACGAGATTTCCACGGAGGAAGCAAGGGAACTGCTCGAAACCGTCAATCAACACCTGCGGACCGAAGAAATGACTTTTTACCCCGGGGTGAGCTACCGGCACATCCTCGTCTGGAACAATGCCCCGTTTGATTTCCGGTTTACCCCTCCCCATGACATCATCGGCCGAAAGATAAAGGAATACCTGCCTGCCGGCCCTTATGGCAGTCTTTTCCTCGGCATGATGGAAAAAAGCAGCAAGTTTTTAAAAGACCATCCCGTCAATATCAGGCGGAAGGAGCGCGGGTTAAAACCCGCCAACTCCATCTGGATCTGGGGCGAAGGCAAAAAACCGCGGCTGCCGAATTTTTTTGAGAAATACGGGTTAAACGGTTCGGTTATCTCTGCGGTTGACCTCATCAAGGGGATCGGGATTTGCGCTGGCCTGGAGCCGATAGAGGTGGAAGGGGCTACGGGCAACTTCCATACCAACTACGAGGGCAAAGCCCGGGCGGCCCTCGACGCGCTGCAAAACGGCCGGGACCTGGTTTACATCCATATTGAGGCGCCCGACGAGTGCGGGCACCGCTATGAAATCGAAAACAAGGTCAAATCCATTGAGGCGATCGACGCCAGGATCGTCAAGCCCATTACCGCTGAACTCGAAGCAGGGGGAGAGGAATACGCGGTCCTGCTCCTGCCTGATCACCCAACCCCGCTGAGACTGCGGACCCACACGGCTGAACCGGTTCCCTTTTTGATTTACAGAAGCGGCGACAAAAAAGACGGACGCGGACAGATTTATAACGAAGCGTCGGCGGCGGCCGCAGGCCGCTATATCGAGGAGGGGCACAAGCTGATGGATTACTTTGTAGGGAAACTCCCGTGGTGA